In Camelina sativa cultivar DH55 chromosome 17, Cs, whole genome shotgun sequence, the genomic stretch ACAGttcgggaaaaaaaattttaacatGTAGttcggcaaaaaaaaaaagaaacataacgaACTTGCtaccaaacaaatataattgaaaattttttggACTCTTAAtgggtttttttatttactaaccCATAAGCCCAAACATTGAAAAccctataacaaaaaaaaaccaattctTTCTCCTCCGTTTTTATCGTTTCATcgacaaacacacaaaaaaataaaaatctagatCCCTAATTTTACTCCACTAACAGCTCCACGATCAAGGTGGTTTACTACCAATCTATCTTCTATATAAACTCAAAATGAGTTTATTCACGCTTAATTTTTCTCTGTATCTATCtacttttcattgttttttatcACGGATTGTGAATCACCACGCTGGTAAAtatctttttcatttgttcATATGCatacattttttcttcaattcatattaattattggttttggtttatttttgtagTCTCACGTTTGAGATGCCTCTGGAAATTAGTACTCTCTCAAATCTAAATTCTTTGAAAAAAGAATGGAAGATCCAAGTTCTAATAGCAAGGACATGGaattattttccaaaagaaaaacctGGAGTTATTCTGGGTCTTGAAGCAATTCTTGTGGATGCAAAGGTTAGTcttcttaattttgtaaaattcttcttacattttatcctttttggaaaataatcttgacataattttttttttttttgcccaggGAGATCGAATTCAAGCACCTGTGAAGAACACATTAGTTCGAAAGTTCAAAAAAGAAATGGTGGAAGGAAGGTTTTGTGAGATCATGAATTTTGAAGTTCGTGATAACCTTGGTGACTACAAGGGAACTGTACATCCTTACAAGATTAATTTCATGTTTACTACATGGGTGAAGCCCTCTGATGAGATCCCAAGAATATCTCGGTTCAATTGTTATCCATTTTCAGAGATTTCAACACTATCTAATGTCGACGATGCATTCTTTGGTATGTTAATTCTGCTATTCTACATGTTTGAAAATAGTTTATCAAATATAGTATGGTTTTCATATGCAGCTCAATATTTATCTGTAAGGTTCATACTAACAATCCGATCCACAACTGTCCCTTGATATACACATACACTACATATAATCTGCTTCTATAATGTTTTTTCCCAGATATTATTGGAGAAATTGTTGCTATGAGTCAGATTACTCAGAAAGAATGTTCTGGACAACAGTCTAAGTTGTTGGATATTCAACTAAGAGATTTAAGGTGAGTAAGACGGTTCTTCATGTctctgtttatatatttttacttttacctTTATCACTttccttcaattattttatgtCTATTGTAGTGGGACTATCATGGACTGTACTTTATGGGAGAATCACGCTGAAGATGTACATTCTTACGTTACCAAAAAAGCTGCAGGTCCTATAATACTACTGGGGAGTCTTATGAGGACCAAAAAATTTAATGGTAATAAACTCAATCTTATTAGTAATTTTCCATTCTCTAATAAACTCTTTTCTATCCGAccatttaacaaaacaaattttatgcATAGGTATAGTATCTGTTCAAAATTCTAGATTCTCTACGAAGTTGTTCCTTGATGGAGACCTATCTGAGATTGCTGAATTTAAAATGCAGTAAGTCTGTTTATTAGTTTAATGAAGTAACCAAATTCTTTCTTATACGGAAATAAGTTGCCAActcttctatattttttatacaaaacattACAGGCTGGGTAATAGGGATTCTAATGATGTTATAACAGTTTCTCCACTAATGAAACCTGATCTTAGCAACAAAGTTGAAGATTCGTTCCCATTAAGTAGGTGGGAATCTATTGATCAGATTACTAAAACTTCTCAggtatttgttttcatattctattttatataaattgattgatatatactaatctgatttttaaaattctcaGGAAAAAACTTGCGTTACTTTTGCAAGAATACTGGAATTTCGAAAGGAAATTGATTGGTACTATGTTGGCTGCACACATTGTTTGAAGACTGCCATGCCCTATTTTAACccagaaacagaggaatgtGACCTCAATAAGTATTCATGCCATCATTGCAACAAGGAAGAAACTTCCACAAGTATAAGGTAATTTTTTCCATTAACAAATTATTAAAGGATGAGACTCCCATATCAGAACGACTAAATACATAaccttctttatcttcttttcagGTACAAAGTACATGTCAAAGTTGTTGATCATACTGCTGCAACCGCTTCCTTCATATTGTTTGATAGGGAAGTTATCCAACTTCTACATAAGTCTGCCTATGAATTGCTTGAACAGCAAGTTCAGGTGTGGTGAACGATTATACAATGTCTTTTTATTAAAGAGTTAACTTTCATCTTATAACCAAATATTctttatctatttttgtttctgtagTTTGAACGCCAAGGTGAAATACCTCAAGATCTCATTGGTTTACATGGAAGGAACATTGTTTGGATTGTTCATGTCAACGGTACTGAAAAGAAGAATCCACATTCAAGTTTCAAAGTTGTAAAACTCACTGAAAAACCAGAAACTATTCAGAAATTTCAAGATAATCTGATCTTCAAGGTATGATACAAAAGTTTTTACtgtatttataatattctaGGCTGTTAAGGATGAACACATCCTTATTAACTCGGTTTACATGTACTAGGAGAGTACTCAATCTGAAGTTTCGATCATTTCAAGCACATCAAACGCTATTCAGGTTATATAGTCCTATGGCTTTTTACATACTTCATTCTTATTACTATATATGTCATACATTAACTTTTTCTCCCACAATTGCAGATGGAAAATCCGTTTTCAGAAACATATAATAATGACTTGGGTCTTTCTTCTCCTGTTACTCCAACCACAAAACGATTACGTAATGATGGTGATGGAGTTCAAGAATCATCAACCAAGCAAAAATCAACATCTAAGGTACCTTACAACATATGAACACATTTAATACTCAAATTGTCATTGAAAGATTATGAATTAAGttcttttacaaattttaggATGCTACAGTTTGTAAAGACAAGGAATCATCACTCCAAGTAAAAAGCATCAACAAAGTTGGTTCCAAAGAAAAGACATTGTGATATGTTATGTCAGTTTCCTTTCATTTTCATGAATGTAAATCATCCCTTTCTgcttcgttttttttaattatgactTTTTCNNNNNNNNNNNNNNNNNNNNNNNNNNNNNNNNNNNNNNNNNNNNNNNNNNNNNNNNNNNNNNNNNNNNNNNNNNNNNNNNNNNNNNNNNNNNNNNNNNNNNNNNNNNNNNNNNNNNNNNNNNNNNNNNNNNNNNNNNNNNNNNNNNNNNNNNNNNNNNNNNNNNNNNNNNNNNNNNNNNNNNNNNNNNNNNNNNNNNNNNNNNNNNNNNNNNNNNNNNNNNNNNNNNNNNNNNNNNNNNNNNNNNNNNNNNNNNNNNNNNNNNNNNNNNNNNNNNNNNNNNNNNNNNNNNNNNNNNNNNNNNNNNNNNNNNNNNNNNNNNNNNNNNNNNNNNNNNNNNNNNNNNNNNNNNNNNNNNNNNNNNNNNNNNNNNNNNNNNNNNNNNNNNNNNNNNNNNNNNNNNNNNNNNNNNNNNNNNNNNNNNNNNNNNNNNNNNNNNNNNNNNNNNNNNNNNNNNNNNNNNNNNNNNNNNNNNNNNNNNNNNNNNNNNNNNNNNNNNNNNNNNNNNNNNNNNNNNNNNNNNNNNNNNNNNNNNNNNNNNNNNNNNNNNNNNNNNNNNNNNNNNNNNNNNNNNNNNNNNNNNNNNNNNNNNNNNNNNNNNNNNNNNNNNNNNNNNNNNNNNNNNNNNNNNNNNNNNNNNNNNNNNNNNNNNNNNNNNNNNNNNNNNNNNNNNNNNNNNNNNNNNNNNNNNNNNNNNNNNNNNNNNNNNNNNNNNNNNNNNNNNNNNNNNNNNNNNNNNNNNNNNNNNNNNNNNNNNNNNNNNNNNNNNNNNNNNNNNNNNNNNNNNNNNNNNNNNNNNNNNNNNNNNNNNNNNNNNNNNNNNNNNNNNNNNNNNNNNNNNNNNNNNNNNNNNNNNNNNNNNNNNNNNNNNNNNNNNNNNNNNNNNNNNNNNNNNNNNNNNNNNNNNNNNNNNNNNNNNNNNNNNNNNNNNNNNNNNNNNNNNNNNNNNNNNNNNNNNNNNNNNNNNNNNNNNNNNNNNNNNNNNNNNNNNNNNNNNNNNNNNNNNNNNNNNNNNNNNNNNNNNNNNNNNNNNNNNNNNNNNNNNNNNNNNNNNNNNNNNNNNNNNNNNNNNNNNNNNNNNNNNNNNNNNNNNNNNNNNNNNNNNNNNNNNNNNNNNNNNNNNNNNNNNNNNNNNNNNNNNNNNNNNNNNNNNNNNNNNNNNNNNNNNNNNNNNNNNNNNNNNNNNNNNNNNNNNNNNNNNNNNNNNNNNNNNNNNNNNNNNNNNNNNNNNNNNNNNNNNNNNNNNNNNNNNNNNNNNNNNNNNNNNNNNNNNNNNNNNNNNNNNNNNNNNNNNNNNNNNNNNNNNNNNNNNNNNNNNNNNNNNNNNNNNNNNNNNNNNNNNNNNNNNNNNNNNNTTATCTTTTCTCTATTTCCTTTATGTTTCAAAGAggtcattgtttttttaaaaactcaaattattAACTATGCGGCATTTCCCACTTAATAACATTAAACATTCGAGATATATATGCTCCCAAAACCAGAAGCCGTTGTAAAACGTCAAACATTATGCTTGCAAAATCAAATGATATCCTCCATCATATTACTTTTGTGCATTATTAGACAAagtaaatggtaaaaaaatctTGATACATATAATCCCTAAATTTACTCCACCACAACACCACGACTATGCTTTGCCGATTTTTACCAACGTGGAATCATTTACAGATTCTTTTGGCAACcgttttaatttatgtttaataatattttaccaCGGTTTTCAtaatttctctttctcattttcgcctctgcttctgcttcttttattctctctgttccatttttttctttccatttctcAAATTCTACTTACAGTTACTTTCTCCATCGACCTCTTTCAACTTTCTTTTCCACCCCTAAGATGAAAGCCTATATTGACAACTCTTTGGAGATCGcatccaataaaataaaaagaattgtCGCGGCACcaccaacaaataaaactgGAAGTGAAAGCAGCCTACAGATCATTAGTCGAAGAACATTTGAAGCTGCCGTTTACAAACTATCGAGGAGTTTTGAAGTTGTTACTCCTCCGACAACCCCTTCTGATCAAGTTGGTAGCAGCCTAGAGGTCATAAGTCGTAAAGCATTTGAAGCCACTGTCTCCAAACGCCCAAAAACAGTTAAATCTCCTGATGGTTCTATATGGATACGTTGTCACTCCCTTGGCGCTCATGGTTTTGTTTACTTAGCCAAGCTAAACAACGATGTAGACACTAATGGTTTGCCTCCAAAGATGGCCATCAAATGCTCACCGATTACATTTTCATCAAGCCTTTCTGATGAGGAACGAATCCTCAAAAGTCTTTCATCTCCATATGTTATTTCATGCTATGGTAGCAGAATAACGATGACAAAANNNNNNNNNNNNNNNNNNNNNNNNNNNNNNNNNNNNNNNNNNNNNNNNNNNNNNNNNNNNNNNNNNNNNNNNNNNNNNNNNNNNNNNNNNNNNNNNNNNNNNNNNNNNNNNNNNNNNNNNNNNNNNNNNNNNNNNNNNNNNNNNNNNNNNNNNNNNNNNNNNNNNNNNNNNNNNNNNNNNNNNNNNNNNNNNNNNNNNNNNNNNNNNNNNNNNNNNNNNNNNNNNNNNNNNNNNNNNNNNNNNNNNNNNNNNNNNNNNNNNNNNNNNNNNNNNNNNNNNNNNNNNNNNNNNNNNNNNNNNNNNNNNNNNNNNNNNNNNNNNNNNNNNNNNNNNNNNNNNNNNNNNNNNNNNNNNNNNNNNNNNNNNNNNNNNNNNNNNNNNNNNNNNNNNNNNNNNNNNNNNNNNNNNNNNNNNNNNNNNNNNNNNNNNNNNNNNNNNNNNNNNNNNNNNNNNNNNNNNNNNNNNNNNNNNNNNNNNNNNNNNNNNNNNNNNNNNNNNNNNNNNNNNNNNNNNNNNNNNNNNNNNNNNNNNNNNNNNNNNNNNNNNNNNNNNNNNNNNNNNNNNNNNNNNNNNNNNNNNNNNNNNNNNNNNNNNNNNNNNNNNNNNNNNNNNNNNNNNNNNNNNNNNNNNNNNNNNNNNNNNNNNNNNNNNNNNNNNNNNNNNNNNNNNNNNNNNNNNNNNNNNNNNNNNNNNNNNNNNNNNNNNNNNNNNNNNNNNNNNNNNNNNNNNNNNNNNNNNNNNNNNNNNNNNNNNNNNNNNNNNNNNNNNNNNNNNNNNNNNNNNNNNNNNNNNNNNNNNNNNNNNNNNNNNNNNNNNNNNNNNNNNNNNNNNNNNNNNNNNNNNNNNNNNNNNNNNNNNNNNNNNNNNNNNNNNNNNNNNNNNNNNNNNNNNNNNNNNNNNNNNNNNNNCCTCCGACAACCCCTTCTGATCAAGTTGGTAGCAGCCTAGAGGTCATAAGTCGTAAAGCATTTGAAGCCACTGTCTCCAAACGCCCAAAAACAGTTAAATCTCCTGATGGTTCTATATGGATACGTTGTCACTCCCTTGGCGCTCATGGTTTTGTTTACTTAGCCAAGCTAAACAACGATGTAGACACTAATGGTTTGCCTCCAAAGATGGCCATCAAATGCTCACCGATTACATTTTCATCAAGCCTTTCTGATGAGGAACGAATCCTCAAAAGTCTTTCATCTCCATATGTTATTTCATGCTATGGTAGCAGAATAACGATGACAAAATCTCCAGCAAACGGAAGCGACTACAATTTGATTCTTGAATACTGTTCCGGAGGAAGTATTGCAGACTTTCTCAAGTTTAGAGGTAAGCCGATGGTGGAGAGCGATGTTCAGCTATTGTCTACAAAGATCCTCAAAGGTATCACCTACATACACTCAAAGAAGATTATACATTGTGATATTAAGCCTGGCAACATTTTACTTACGCCTCAACCAAACAGTTGTATGCCTAATTGTTTTGAACCAAAGATTGCcgattttggtttagcattaAGAAAGAGTTCAGTTGAGTATGGAGATGGTAGTGGTCATAAAAGAGGAACATTATTGTACATGTCACCTGAAGTTTTAAGAGAAGGTTTTTTGGATTATGCTGCTGATATCTGGTCATTTGGATGCACTGTGTTGGAGATGTTAACTGGGAAGAAGCCTTGGAGTGAATTTCAGGTTCTAGACAGAAAGAAACTGGAAGATTTCATCGCCCACAGCAGTTTCAAACCCTCAATACCTTCTACGTTATCTGCAGATGCACAAGATTTTCTACACAAATGTTTGGATATAAATCCCTTCACAAGGTTTGACTCTACAGCTTTGTTGAACCACAAATTTCTATCAACAACTGTACATGATGTTGTtgtcaaagaagagtgaagtaACGTTGAAGATAACCTGCACAATCATCTCACCAAAGAGCTTCGCTAAGTTGCATTGATAGATGTGGAAGCAAATC encodes the following:
- the LOC104759858 gene encoding mitogen-activated protein kinase kinase kinase 3-like; translation: MKAYIDNSLEIASNKIKRIVAAPPTNKTGSESSLQIISRRTFEAAVYKLSRSFEVVTPPTTPSDQVGSSLEVISRKAFEATVSKRPKTVKSPDGSIWIRCHSLGAHGFVYLAKLNNDVDTNGLPPKMAIKCSPITFSSSLSDEERILKIGSSLEVISRKAFEATVSKRPKTVKSPDGSIWIRCHSLGAHGFVYLAKLNNDVDTNGLPPKMAIKCSPITFSSSLSDEERILKSLSSPYVISCYGSRITMTKSPANGSDYNLILEYCSGGSIADFLKFRGKPMVESDVQLLSTKILKGITYIHSKKIIHCDIKPGNILLTPQPNSCMPNCFEPKIADFGLALRKSSVEYGDGSGHKRGTLLYMSPEVLREGFLDYAADIWSFGCTVLEMLTGKKPWSEFQVLDRKKLEDFIAHSSFKPSIPSTLSADAQDFLHKCLDINPFTRFDSTALLNHKFLSTTVHDVVVKEE
- the LOC104758215 gene encoding replication protein A 70 kDa DNA-binding subunit C-like — protein: MPLEISTLSNLNSLKKEWKIQVLIARTWNYFPKEKPGVILGLEAILVDAKGDRIQAPVKNTLVRKFKKEMVEGRFCEIMNFEVRDNLGDYKGTVHPYKINFMFTTWVKPSDEIPRISRFNCYPFSEISTLSNVDDAFFDIIGEIVAMSQITQKECSGQQSKLLDIQLRDLSGTIMDCTLWENHAEDVHSYVTKKAAGPIILLGSLMRTKKFNGIVSVQNSRFSTKLFLDGDLSEIAEFKMQLGNRDSNDVITVSPLMKPDLSNKVEDSFPLSRWESIDQITKTSQEKTCVTFARILEFRKEIDWYYVGCTHCLKTAMPYFNPETEECDLNKYSCHHCNKEETSTSIRYKVHVKVVDHTAATASFILFDREVIQLLHKSAYELLEQQVQFERQGEIPQDLIGLHGRNIVWIVHVNGTEKKNPHSSFKVVKLTEKPETIQKFQDNLIFKESTQSEVSIISSTSNAIQMENPFSETYNNDLGLSSPVTPTTKRLRNDGDGVQESSTKQKSTSKDATVCKDKESSLQVKSINKVGSKEKTL